In the genome of Candidatus Methylomirabilota bacterium, the window GACATGACGGCGTAGGTGAAGACGTAGCAGACGATGATCCAGCGCACGCGCTCGGGCGGCGTGCCGAACGCCGCGGCGATCGCGGGGAAGGCGATGTTGACCATCGAGTCGAGCGAGACGACGAACGCGCCGGCCGCCGCGGGCCACTTGGACACCCGCGTATGATGACACGGGCTTGCGGCTGCGGCGCGATCCGCGGTACAAGCGTGGCCGATGGACTGGACGTCGGGCGCGGCCGCGGAGGCCGGCTACACCGTCACCGAGGACCAGACGGCGCACGCGATGGGGAACGCGGGCGTCCACGTCCTCGCCACGCCGTTCGTCGTGGGCCTCCTCGAGAGCGCCGCCGGCGCCGTCATCCATCCCCACCTCCCCGCGGGCGCGGGCTCGGTCGGGACGATGGTGGAGATGAGGCACCTCGCCGCGACGCCGGTGGGCATGAAGGTGCGCGCGAAGGCGACGCTCCTCGAGACCGACGGCCGGCGGTTCCTCTTCAGTGTCGAGGCGTGGGACGAGAAGGAGAAGATCGCCGAGGGGCGCCACGAGCGCTTCGTCGTCCCCGACATGGCGAAGTTCCTCGGGCGCGCGCTGAAGAAAGGGTCCGCCTGATGCCGATCCAGATCAACAAGGGCGTCGTCGGCAAGGAGTTCCCGCCCTACGTCGTCACCGTCGAGCGCGGGAAGATCAAGGAGTTCGCCCGCGCGATCGGCGATGCGAACCCGTTCCACCTCGACGATCGCGTCGGGCGGGCGTCCCCGTGGGGTGACATCATCGCGCCGCCGACGTTCACCATCACGTTCCGGGACGAGACCGCCGACACCGGCGCGCTCCTCCGCGAGCTCGGCACCGACATCTCACGCGTGCTCCACGGCGAGCAGGAGTTCGAGATCTTCCGGCCGATCAGGCCCGGCGAGAGCTACGTCTGCCGGTCGAAGGTCCTCGACGTCTACGAAAAGACCGGCAAGAGCGGCCCGATGGCCTTCGTGGTCCGCGAGACCGCGATCACCGACACGACGAACGAGATCGTCGCCACCATGCGGCACATCACGGTGGTCCGCCTGTGAAGTACGGGACGGTTTACGTCGACGACGTGAAGGTCGGCGACGAGCTGCCGCCGCTCGTCAAGGGTCCGATCCAGCAGATCCAGCTCACGCGCTACGCGGGCGCCTCGGGCGACTTCAACCCGATCCACCAGGACGACGAGTTCGCCCGGGCGGCGGGCATGGGCGGGGTCTTCGCCCACGGCATGCTCTCGATGGGCTTCGTCGCGCAGGCGCTGACCGACTGGGCGGGCGCCGGCAGCGTGCGGAAGCTCGGCGTCCGCTTCGCCGGGCTCGTGCGCTTGAAAGATA includes:
- a CDS encoding MaoC/PaaZ C-terminal domain-containing protein yields the protein MKYGTVYVDDVKVGDELPPLVKGPIQQIQLTRYAGASGDFNPIHQDDEFARAAGMGGVFAHGMLSMGFVAQALTDWAGAGSVRKLGVRFAGLVRLKDTVTCKGRVLAISSKDDVHTVELEVWAENQRGEKVVTGKAAVALPSRA
- a CDS encoding thioesterase family protein — protein: MDWTSGAAAEAGYTVTEDQTAHAMGNAGVHVLATPFVVGLLESAAGAVIHPHLPAGAGSVGTMVEMRHLAATPVGMKVRAKATLLETDGRRFLFSVEAWDEKEKIAEGRHERFVVPDMAKFLGRALKKGSA
- a CDS encoding MaoC family dehydratase N-terminal domain-containing protein — translated: MPIQINKGVVGKEFPPYVVTVERGKIKEFARAIGDANPFHLDDRVGRASPWGDIIAPPTFTITFRDETADTGALLRELGTDISRVLHGEQEFEIFRPIRPGESYVCRSKVLDVYEKTGKSGPMAFVVRETAITDTTNEIVATMRHITVVRL